The genomic window ATCAATATGAACAACCCGCACAACATGTGGACCGATCGACACCAGACGCTCATCTACCAGACCCAATGGTTCGACAATAAATTGACAGTATTTGACAGGCAGACAGGACAGATGGTGCGCAACATGGTTGTCGGGCAGGCGCCCGCGCATGTGATGACGCGGGTCAATACGGATCAGGTCCATGTGAGCCTGAACGGTGAAGATGCTGTGCTTGAACTTGCGCCGTTGGCCACCTATATCCAACGAAGAATTCCCATGCAGGGACCTGGAGAGGCCCCGACCCATCCACACGGCCACTGGATGAGCGCTGATGGCAATCTCATGGTGACCCCTAACGCAGATACCGACGATTCGACCCTGTACAACTTTCCACAAAGGCGGATTGAAGCCAAATCCCACACGGGGGCCTTTCCGATCGCGACGGGAATGATGCCGGACTCGAGCAAATACTATGTGTCAAACTTTCTCGACAGCACCCTCAGCGTGCTGAACATAAACCTGCCCGGAAAGGCACCTGGGGAGAAGATCAAGGACATCAATCTCCTTGCCAATTATAATCCTATCACCGGACCAATCGGAGGCCCGGTCGGCGCACTGCCGATTCAGACGCCGGTCAGCCCAGATGGGAAATATCTGCTCAACGCGAATACGCTGACCGCAAACATCATCATTGTGGACACGGCTACCGATACGGTTGTCGCGAGTCTGCCGTGTGATGCGGGGTGTCATGGGATCCAGTTTGGCGCAAAGCAAGGCGGGGGGTATTACGCCTATGTAGCGAGTAAATTCTCGAATGAGCTGATCGTCGTCGACCCCGATCCGAACAACGATGGGAATCCATCGGACGCAAAAATTGTCGGACGGGTACTGTTGACCACCGACAATGCCTCGGCAGGATTCAAGATGGATGATACTGCCGTAACGGACTACGCCGGAATGGGAGGGCAGGGGGTGCTTCCGATCCCGGTCGTGTACAACGGCTGGGTTCAGAATCTCCCCCACGAATGGAAGGTGAAGCTGACCAAAGAGCAGCAAGACCCACAATGACGATCGAGGAGAGGAAAGATCATTCACGAGAGGCCATTGAGATGAAGATCCAGTACGATCCCTCCCTCCTGGATGAGGTAGTGCTCAGGGAGATCAGGCAGCGAGAGGACAAGGGCGACTTCCGGCCCCTGAAGGCGTATCATGCCTTCGTTGATCCAATCTACGAACAAAAACTGCTTCCTTCTGCCCGAGAGGCGGAGTTTGAGAAGGTTCACAGGAAGTTCTTTATCGATTTTGGTTTTGAAAAGATGATTGTGGATTCGCTGTTGCAGTTTCCGGAGCTCGAGGCGATCGAAGAGGTCTTTGTGAAAAAGGCGATGAGGGATCGTGAGGAGTGGGCCGATCTGGGTCTGAGCCAAAAGCGAATCGGGATCCGGATCCGTCAAGTGCACTTCGAAGACACCCAGGATCTTCTTCGGTACCTTCGCCACGAGTTCCGACATGTGGCCGATATGGTGGATGAATCCTTCGGCCATCCCCGTGGCGAAGAGGGATTTCCTGCTGGCAGCTCGCCCTCTGAGATCGCCCTTTTGAGAGATCGGTATAACACGATCTGGGACATTTACGTGGACGGGAGGCTCAGCAGACAGGGCAAAGAGACGATCGTAGATCAGGAGGGACATTTTAGGCTGCTTGAGGCATTTTACCGCGGTGTCCCTCTTTTGCAGTTGAGCGCGGCTTTCGAAGCCCTCTGGGGGGTTGAAAGATTGACCCATGCCGAGATCCTGGAGATGGCGAAGGATCCTGGGAAGGTTTTGGAAAGAGGCGAGACGGGGTGGCAATCCCAGGGGAAACAACGAAGCGCCTTTTTCCCCGGCTCTCTTTGCCCCCTCTGCCGCTTTCCGACATTCCATTGGGCCGATGATCTCGACAAGCTGCCCAAGGAAGCCCTGGAATCCCTGAAGAAAGATTTCCCCACGTGGGAGTACGAGGAAGGGGCCTGCAATCGGTGTATTGAGACCTATAGAGTGGAGGCGGGTACATGGTAGGGGAGAATCTAACCAGAAGGGACTTATTTAAACTCTTTGCGGCGGGAAAAAAAGGGCTGAAGGGTGTTCCACGGTCTCCTGATGTGATCGAGGAGGGTTTTTTTCAAACCCTTTACGAGTGCGACGGTTGTGCCAAGGTCGCCATTGCCAGGCTTGCCCAAGACGAGCGGTCTCCAACACAATGCCCAATACACGGGCAGTCAGGTCTCATGAAGAACTAAGGAGGGAAGGACAATGGAGTTCACAAGAAGGAAGTTCTTAGGAGTGACGGCGGCGGGGGCGGGGCTGCTCCTCGCCGAGAAGGCCTTTGCCTTTAAAACGCTCCAGCCGTCCGTCGAGGTTGGAAACCCCCTGGGTACCTATCCTACTCGAGGCTGGGAGAAGATCTATCATGATCAATACCGCTTTGACCAGAGCTACACCTTCATCTGTGCTCCGAACGACACCCATATGTGCCGGGTCAGGGCCTTTCTGAGAAATGGGGTGGTCATGCGGTTGGAGCAGAACTACGACCATCAAAAGATTAAAGATATTTACGGCAATCAGGCCACCTCGGCCTGGAACCCGAGGATGTGCCTGAAGGGCTACACCGTCCATCGGCGGGTGTATGGTCCCTATCGGGCCAAGTACCCCATGATCCGGAAGGGCTGGAAGCAGTGGGCCGATGACGGATTTCCCTCATTAAGCGGTCATCCTGAGCTTCGGAAGAAGTACAAGCACGACGATCGCGGAAACGACGAGT from Candidatus Methylomirabilota bacterium includes these protein-coding regions:
- a CDS encoding copper oxidase yields the protein MTSISFVIAIVLVAPKVFNIAEAATTVTFEVTDNPGNWFDCTGSPGCVPESIAGTGEKSLALLSQGDTVKFKSHGQANTLHTAVSLIWPTGAAAMPFDADLTVPSDFLHPVEFSVTLTTPGLYVFYCDIHPYMFAAVIVDDPSTSGLDLGKTIDLINGITGLPTASDLALRLVRTFFIATNPSNWQFYSKTTSVSWNPTYPPVGVLVFDKDGNPVSVSDLNAALHGYFHEPKTLAQAIPPSTAGVGEVWVDAQFEKTANKSKPGTATAVDATSWQVTRKVALPSINMNNPHNMWTDRHQTLIYQTQWFDNKLTVFDRQTGQMVRNMVVGQAPAHVMTRVNTDQVHVSLNGEDAVLELAPLATYIQRRIPMQGPGEAPTHPHGHWMSADGNLMVTPNADTDDSTLYNFPQRRIEAKSHTGAFPIATGMMPDSSKYYVSNFLDSTLSVLNINLPGKAPGEKIKDINLLANYNPITGPIGGPVGALPIQTPVSPDGKYLLNANTLTANIIIVDTATDTVVASLPCDAGCHGIQFGAKQGGGYYAYVASKFSNELIVVDPDPNNDGNPSDAKIVGRVLLTTDNASAGFKMDDTAVTDYAGMGGQGVLPIPVVYNGWVQNLPHEWKVKLTKEQQDPQ